A stretch of the Sinorhizobium alkalisoli genome encodes the following:
- a CDS encoding ABC transporter substrate-binding protein: MLTRRNFLKTTAAGSAVAVTAGLPMPAIAQDAPVKLGYVSPQTGPLAAFGEADKFVIEGFLATAKARGLNYEVVVKDSQSNPNRAAEVAKELIVDDEVNLVLVASTPETTNPVATTCESEGTPCISTVAPWQPWFIGQQGNAADPASWKPFDYAYHFFWGLEDVIAVFTNMWSQVETNRKVGGLFPNDGDGNAWGDETVGFPPVLEKMGYALSDPGRYQNMTDDFSAQINAFKSGQCEIITGVVIPPDFTTFWNQAKQQGFVPKVASIGKALLFPQAVEALGKAGHNLSSEVWWSPSHPFTSSLTGETSAQVAEAFTKATGRPWTQPIGFAHALFELAVDALSRAEDPTDGDAVAQAIAATRLDTLVGLIAWDGKNLPPFAAKNVAKTPLVGGQWRLKDDGGYDLVITDNKTAPNIPVAGKMEAIA; the protein is encoded by the coding sequence ATGCTGACGAGACGTAACTTTCTGAAGACGACGGCTGCCGGGAGCGCCGTCGCGGTGACAGCCGGATTGCCGATGCCGGCGATTGCACAGGATGCGCCGGTGAAGCTCGGCTACGTCAGCCCGCAGACCGGGCCACTGGCCGCCTTCGGCGAAGCGGACAAATTCGTGATCGAGGGATTTCTGGCCACGGCCAAGGCGAGGGGGTTGAACTACGAGGTCGTCGTCAAGGACAGCCAGTCGAACCCGAATCGGGCAGCGGAAGTCGCCAAAGAACTGATCGTTGACGACGAGGTCAATCTGGTCCTCGTCGCCTCGACCCCGGAAACGACCAATCCTGTCGCGACAACCTGTGAGAGCGAGGGGACGCCCTGCATTTCGACGGTGGCGCCGTGGCAGCCCTGGTTCATCGGGCAGCAGGGCAATGCCGCTGATCCCGCCTCGTGGAAGCCGTTCGACTACGCCTATCATTTCTTCTGGGGACTCGAGGACGTCATCGCGGTCTTTACCAATATGTGGTCGCAGGTGGAGACCAACAGGAAGGTCGGCGGCCTGTTTCCGAACGACGGCGATGGCAATGCCTGGGGCGACGAGACCGTCGGCTTCCCGCCGGTGCTCGAAAAAATGGGCTATGCGCTGAGCGATCCCGGCCGCTATCAGAACATGACGGACGACTTCTCGGCACAGATCAATGCGTTCAAGTCCGGGCAGTGCGAGATCATCACCGGCGTCGTCATCCCGCCGGATTTCACCACGTTCTGGAACCAGGCCAAGCAACAGGGCTTCGTGCCGAAGGTCGCGTCGATCGGCAAGGCGCTTCTCTTTCCGCAAGCTGTCGAGGCGCTCGGCAAGGCCGGCCACAATCTCTCGTCAGAGGTCTGGTGGTCGCCGAGCCATCCGTTCACATCGTCGTTAACCGGCGAGACTTCCGCTCAAGTGGCCGAGGCCTTCACAAAGGCCACGGGGCGACCTTGGACGCAGCCGATCGGCTTTGCCCACGCGCTCTTTGAACTGGCCGTCGACGCGCTGTCGCGGGCGGAGGACCCGACGGACGGCGACGCGGTCGCCCAGGCGATCGCGGCCACGCGTCTCGACACGCTCGTGGGCCTGATCGCTTGGGACGGCAAGAACCTGCCGCCCTTCGCCGCTAAGAACGTCGCCAAGACGCCGCTCGTCGGCGGCCAATGGCGGCTGAAAGACGACGGCGGCTACGATCTCGTTATCACCGACAACAAGACGGCGCCGAACATTCCGGTCGCCGGCAAGATGGAAGCGATCGCCTGA
- a CDS encoding ABC transporter ATP-binding protein codes for MALLETRGLKAFYGDFQALFGVDISVAKGETIAIIGANGAGKTTLMRAISGVLASDPDAILCRGKPIGALAAPDILAHGIAMVPEGRRLFPSLTVEENLLIGAYNRRGGGTWTLESVYALFPVLRERRSNPATALSGGQQQMVAIGRALMSNPDILLCDETSLGLAPVVVRDIYAAFPRIRASGASIVIVEQDIGQALKVASRVYCMMEGRITLSGRSEELSRDQIHAAYFGAERHELH; via the coding sequence ATGGCGCTCCTCGAGACCAGAGGGCTCAAAGCCTTCTACGGTGATTTCCAGGCACTGTTCGGGGTCGATATCTCAGTCGCCAAGGGTGAAACGATCGCCATCATCGGCGCGAACGGCGCCGGCAAAACGACCCTGATGCGCGCGATTTCCGGCGTGCTCGCAAGCGATCCTGACGCGATCCTCTGCCGCGGCAAGCCGATCGGTGCTCTGGCGGCGCCCGATATCTTGGCTCACGGGATTGCGATGGTCCCGGAGGGGCGTCGTCTGTTTCCGTCGCTGACCGTGGAGGAAAACCTGCTGATCGGCGCCTATAACCGCAGGGGCGGCGGCACCTGGACGCTGGAGAGCGTCTATGCGCTCTTCCCGGTCCTCAGGGAACGCCGCAGCAACCCGGCGACGGCGCTGTCCGGCGGCCAGCAGCAGATGGTGGCGATAGGCCGGGCGCTGATGTCCAATCCGGACATCCTGCTTTGCGACGAGACCAGTCTTGGCCTCGCGCCGGTCGTAGTGCGCGACATCTACGCCGCCTTTCCTCGCATTCGTGCTTCCGGGGCGTCCATCGTCATCGTCGAGCAGGACATTGGCCAGGCGCTGAAGGTCGCGAGCCGTGTCTATTGCATGATGGAAGGGCGCATCACCCTCTCCGGCCGTTCAGAAGAGCTCAGTCGCGACCAGATCCATGCAGCCTATTTCGGAGCGGAACGCCATGAGCTTCATTGA
- a CDS encoding branched-chain amino acid ABC transporter permease, which produces MSFIDTIVQGVLLGSLYALFAAGLSLVFGIMRLVNLAHGDLIVLAAFLLLVLVTGLGLHPFIAVLVAAPLMFGAGWALQYVLLNRTLGKDVLPPLLVTFGLSIVIQNSLLEGFSADSRRISAGVLETASIGFGPVTVGFMPLMGFLSAVAVNVGLNLLIYRSAIGRAFRATSDDAVTAGLMGIRPQRIFAMATGLAMVVVTIAALYLGTRANFDPTAGPVRLIYAFEAVIIGGLGSLWGTLAGGVILGVAQTLGAAVNPEWQILAGHLAFLAVLLIKPRGLFPRAVD; this is translated from the coding sequence ATGAGCTTCATTGACACGATCGTCCAGGGCGTGCTGCTCGGCAGTCTCTATGCACTTTTTGCCGCGGGCCTGAGCCTCGTTTTCGGCATCATGCGGCTCGTCAACCTCGCCCATGGCGACCTGATCGTCCTCGCCGCTTTCCTACTTCTCGTCCTGGTGACGGGTCTCGGGCTTCACCCCTTCATCGCGGTCCTGGTTGCTGCACCGCTGATGTTTGGCGCAGGCTGGGCTCTGCAATACGTCCTCCTTAACCGGACACTGGGGAAGGACGTCCTGCCGCCGCTGCTCGTCACCTTCGGCCTGTCGATCGTCATCCAGAACAGCCTGCTCGAGGGGTTTTCGGCCGACAGCCGCCGTATTTCCGCCGGCGTGCTCGAAACGGCCTCGATCGGCTTCGGTCCTGTCACCGTCGGCTTCATGCCCCTGATGGGTTTCCTGTCGGCGGTCGCCGTTAACGTCGGCCTGAATCTGCTGATTTACCGGTCGGCAATCGGCCGTGCCTTCCGGGCGACATCAGACGACGCGGTGACGGCGGGACTGATGGGTATCCGGCCGCAGCGGATCTTCGCGATGGCGACCGGCCTTGCGATGGTGGTGGTGACGATCGCCGCCCTCTATCTCGGCACCCGTGCGAATTTCGATCCAACCGCAGGGCCTGTACGGCTGATCTACGCCTTCGAGGCGGTGATCATCGGCGGACTCGGCTCGCTCTGGGGCACGCTCGCCGGCGGCGTGATCCTTGGCGTTGCACAGACCCTCGGCGCCGCCGTCAATCCCGAATGGCAGATCCTCGCCGGACATCTCGCCTTCCTCGCCGTTCTCCTGATCAAGCCGCGTGGTCTCTTTCCGCGCGCGGTCGACTGA
- a CDS encoding maleylacetate reductase — protein sequence MKHEFVYSTSPAHIVFGEGKSATTGEWIEKIGCRRALVLSTPQQQADAEELAALLGPRAVGVFARAVMHTPVDVTEQAMETVRQTVADCVVSLGGGSTTGLGKAIAYRTDLPQIVIPTTYAGSEVTPILGQTERGVKTTVRGASILPEVVIYDPSLTTGLSVAMSVTSGLNAMAHAVEALYAKDRNPISSLMAVEGLRAFKTSLPQIVQTPQDLEQRSEALYGAWLCGTVLGTVGMALHHKICHTLGGSFDTPHAETHAIMLPHTAAFNALAVPDLLAPVADIFRGAVGGGLWDFAKNIGAPLALKGLGLSEADLDRAAEIATEQPYWNRRPIDRQSIRALLQDAWEGKRPAD from the coding sequence GTGAAGCACGAATTCGTCTACAGCACCAGCCCGGCCCACATCGTCTTCGGTGAGGGCAAAAGCGCCACCACCGGCGAATGGATAGAGAAAATCGGCTGCCGCCGCGCTCTCGTTCTCTCGACTCCGCAGCAGCAGGCGGACGCCGAAGAGCTCGCGGCACTGCTCGGCCCCCGTGCCGTCGGCGTGTTCGCCCGCGCCGTGATGCATACGCCCGTGGACGTGACCGAGCAGGCAATGGAGACCGTCCGGCAGACCGTCGCGGACTGCGTCGTCTCACTCGGAGGAGGTTCGACAACCGGGCTTGGCAAGGCGATCGCCTACCGCACCGACTTGCCGCAGATCGTGATCCCCACCACCTATGCCGGCTCGGAGGTGACGCCGATCCTCGGTCAGACGGAGCGAGGCGTGAAGACGACGGTCCGCGGTGCCAGCATCCTTCCCGAGGTCGTGATCTACGACCCGTCGTTGACGACCGGTCTCTCGGTCGCAATGAGCGTCACCAGCGGTCTCAACGCGATGGCGCATGCGGTCGAGGCGCTCTACGCGAAGGACCGCAATCCGATTTCGTCGCTGATGGCGGTCGAGGGGCTGCGTGCTTTTAAGACCAGCCTGCCACAGATCGTCCAGACGCCCCAGGATCTGGAACAGCGCTCGGAGGCGCTTTACGGCGCCTGGCTCTGCGGCACGGTCCTCGGCACCGTCGGCATGGCCCTGCATCACAAGATTTGCCACACGCTCGGTGGCAGCTTCGACACGCCGCACGCCGAAACCCACGCGATCATGCTGCCGCACACGGCGGCGTTCAACGCGCTCGCCGTGCCGGATCTGCTCGCGCCTGTTGCCGATATTTTCCGGGGCGCGGTCGGCGGCGGCCTCTGGGATTTCGCCAAGAATATCGGCGCGCCGCTGGCACTGAAGGGACTCGGATTGTCCGAGGCCGATCTCGACCGTGCTGCCGAGATTGCAACGGAACAGCCTTACTGGAATCGGCGGCCGATCGACCGGCAATCCATTCGGGCGCTCCTGCAAGATGCCTGGGAGGGCAAGCGGCCGGCTGATTGA
- a CDS encoding branched-chain amino acid ABC transporter permease, which yields MSIAIPSFKVETRTRASSFSALIGAAVLALAVAAPFLVPRGAVQDLFFILTMLVLAQSWNLLAGYAGLISVGQQAFVGFGAYTMFGAVILFGIDPIVAIPIAGLFGALLAIPTAFFTFRLYGPYFAIGTWVVAEVVRLLLAQWKALGGGTGTSLPREATRDMAGVGLLRDLFGMKATQAGDALTYWLALVLAAATIGLIYRLLRSRQGLGLAAVRDNEQAARAVGVDARRTKALVYLTTAFLTGLAGALIYVQKARISPDAAFSVTDWTAYVIFIVVIGGIGTIEGPIVGVVIFFLLQNLLSDYGSWYLLMLGLIGILIMLFAPRGLWGAFSDRTGIQLFPVRRMLVGGPLAHSHKGGPHG from the coding sequence ATGTCCATCGCGATCCCTTCCTTCAAGGTCGAAACCCGCACGAGAGCCTCGTCCTTCTCGGCGCTGATCGGCGCTGCCGTTCTGGCTCTCGCCGTCGCAGCCCCATTCCTCGTCCCTCGCGGCGCGGTGCAGGATCTCTTTTTCATTCTCACAATGCTGGTGCTGGCGCAGAGCTGGAACCTGCTGGCGGGCTATGCCGGCCTCATCTCCGTGGGCCAGCAGGCCTTCGTCGGCTTCGGCGCCTACACCATGTTCGGCGCGGTCATCCTGTTCGGGATCGATCCGATCGTCGCAATCCCGATTGCGGGTCTCTTCGGCGCGCTTCTCGCCATCCCGACGGCCTTCTTCACCTTCAGGCTCTATGGACCCTATTTTGCAATCGGCACGTGGGTGGTGGCCGAAGTCGTCCGGCTCCTTCTTGCCCAATGGAAGGCGCTCGGTGGCGGCACCGGAACCTCGCTGCCGCGCGAAGCAACGCGAGACATGGCCGGCGTCGGCCTGCTGCGCGACCTTTTCGGTATGAAGGCGACCCAGGCGGGCGACGCGCTTACCTATTGGCTGGCACTCGTTCTCGCCGCCGCCACCATAGGCCTCATCTACCGCCTGCTTCGCAGTAGGCAGGGGCTGGGGCTCGCGGCCGTGCGCGACAACGAGCAGGCGGCGCGCGCCGTCGGCGTCGATGCGCGGCGGACGAAGGCACTGGTCTATCTGACGACGGCCTTTCTGACCGGGCTCGCCGGCGCGCTGATCTACGTGCAGAAGGCCCGGATCTCGCCGGACGCGGCCTTCTCCGTCACCGACTGGACGGCATATGTGATCTTCATCGTCGTCATCGGCGGGATAGGCACGATCGAAGGACCGATCGTGGGTGTCGTAATCTTCTTTCTCTTGCAGAACCTGCTGTCCGACTACGGTTCCTGGTATCTGCTAATGCTGGGCCTCATCGGCATTCTCATCATGCTTTTCGCGCCGCGCGGTCTTTGGGGCGCCTTCTCCGACAGAACCGGCATACAACTCTTTCCGGTCCGCCGCATGCTCGTCGGCGGTCCGCTCGCTCATTCGCATAAGGGAGGGCCACATGGCTGA
- a CDS encoding ABC transporter ATP-binding protein yields the protein MSLLQLESVSKRFGALTVADEISFSVGEGEALGIIGPNGAGKSTLFNLITGNIAADTGTIRFGGADVTRAPPMARCLYGMGRTFQIPQPFEKLTVFENLLVAGSFGAQRSEAGAYDRCAGILADTGLLDKANVPAGCLTLLQRKRLELARALATEPRLLLLDEIAGGLTEAECHALVATIRAIHAKGVAVIWIEHVLHALTSVVERLLVLNFGRVVGIGAPTDIMASRTVREIYLGIEV from the coding sequence ATGTCCCTGTTGCAACTCGAGAGCGTCTCGAAGCGGTTCGGCGCCTTGACGGTCGCCGACGAGATCAGCTTTTCCGTCGGCGAAGGCGAAGCGCTTGGCATTATCGGCCCGAACGGCGCCGGCAAGTCGACCCTCTTCAACCTGATCACCGGCAACATCGCGGCCGATACCGGCACGATCCGCTTTGGCGGTGCCGACGTGACTCGCGCGCCGCCGATGGCGCGCTGCCTCTACGGCATGGGGCGGACCTTCCAGATCCCGCAGCCGTTCGAGAAGCTGACCGTCTTCGAGAACCTTCTCGTGGCGGGGAGCTTCGGGGCGCAGCGGAGCGAGGCCGGCGCCTACGATCGCTGCGCCGGGATCCTTGCCGACACCGGCTTGCTCGACAAGGCAAACGTGCCGGCCGGATGCCTGACGCTCTTGCAGCGCAAACGGCTGGAGCTTGCCCGCGCGCTCGCGACCGAACCCCGGCTCCTGCTTCTCGACGAGATAGCCGGTGGGCTCACGGAGGCCGAATGCCACGCGCTGGTCGCTACCATCCGCGCCATTCATGCGAAGGGCGTCGCCGTCATCTGGATCGAGCATGTACTGCATGCGCTGACATCCGTCGTGGAGCGGCTTCTCGTCCTCAATTTCGGCCGGGTCGTCGGCATTGGGGCGCCTACAGACATCATGGCTTCGCGCACCGTTCGAGAGATCTATCTGGGGATCGAAGTATGA
- a CDS encoding dioxygenase: protein MPDRMASSFSASNSSEIFARRLAASGDERLRQALVAAVAHLHTLVRELKPTSLEWRSVISFLTEVGHACDERRQEWVLLSDLLGASALVEEVNGRRPKLATPNTVHGPFFRADAPVLPLGSDISLDGVGERLAVTGRVQDLDGEAIAGAEIITWQANSAGLYENQQPDLQPEFNLRGTFRTDDEGRFHYLTVRPSGYSVPDDGPVGGLLRKAGLPLRRPAHLHFMIRAAGFETIVTHLYDGSDPHLHQDAIFGVKPELVCHFERAAEKPSWRLDFTFVLARSKQGAQW, encoded by the coding sequence ATGCCGGATCGGATGGCATCAAGTTTCAGCGCATCAAACTCGTCGGAGATCTTTGCGCGGCGGCTTGCAGCATCCGGCGACGAACGGCTGCGGCAGGCGCTGGTGGCAGCCGTGGCACATCTTCACACGCTCGTGAGGGAACTGAAGCCAACCTCGTTGGAGTGGCGCAGCGTCATCTCGTTCCTGACCGAAGTGGGCCATGCCTGCGATGAGCGCCGGCAGGAATGGGTGTTGTTGTCGGACCTATTAGGCGCTTCGGCGCTTGTCGAGGAGGTCAACGGGCGGCGCCCGAAACTGGCGACGCCGAACACTGTCCACGGCCCGTTTTTCCGTGCCGATGCGCCGGTGCTTCCCCTCGGCAGCGACATCTCGCTGGATGGCGTCGGCGAACGGCTCGCCGTTACGGGCCGCGTGCAGGATCTCGACGGAGAGGCGATCGCCGGTGCCGAGATCATTACCTGGCAGGCGAACTCCGCGGGCCTCTACGAGAACCAGCAGCCGGATCTCCAGCCGGAGTTCAATCTGCGTGGGACATTCAGAACGGACGACGAGGGCCGCTTCCATTATCTGACTGTTAGACCCTCCGGATACAGCGTGCCGGACGACGGTCCGGTCGGGGGGCTCCTCAGGAAAGCGGGCCTGCCGCTTCGCCGTCCGGCTCATCTGCATTTCATGATCAGGGCGGCCGGCTTCGAGACGATCGTCACCCATCTCTATGATGGGAGCGACCCGCATCTTCACCAGGATGCGATCTTCGGCGTCAAACCGGAGCTTGTGTGTCACTTCGAGCGTGCGGCGGAAAAGCCATCCTGGCGGCTCGATTTCACCTTCGTCCTGGCACGGTCGAAACAGGGAGCGCAGTGGTGA
- a CDS encoding nuclear transport factor 2 family protein: MAVTKQTMTDEQRKSVALEYLKAFDNGGVTSTGSSIIELFAEDAQVYFPKWGLASGRDQIGKLFGDVGATLKSIVHHYSHFNWIFSGSDLVVCEGTSHGEHRDGPWRAGVPDWQAGRWCDVFEIRDWKIQRCFIYLDPDYAGKDTARYPWLEN; encoded by the coding sequence GTGGCAGTCACGAAGCAGACAATGACAGACGAGCAGCGCAAGTCGGTCGCGCTCGAATACCTGAAGGCCTTCGACAATGGCGGGGTGACGTCCACCGGCAGCTCTATCATCGAGCTCTTCGCCGAGGACGCGCAGGTGTACTTCCCCAAATGGGGTTTGGCGAGCGGCAGGGACCAGATCGGTAAGCTGTTCGGCGATGTCGGCGCGACCCTCAAGTCGATCGTCCACCACTACTCGCACTTCAACTGGATTTTCTCCGGCTCCGATCTCGTGGTTTGCGAGGGCACAAGCCATGGCGAGCACCGAGACGGTCCGTGGCGCGCTGGCGTTCCCGATTGGCAGGCGGGGCGTTGGTGCGACGTGTTCGAAATCCGCGACTGGAAAATACAGCGCTGCTTCATCTATCTTGACCCAGACTACGCCGGTAAGGACACCGCCCGCTACCCGTGGCTCGAAAACTAG
- a CDS encoding FAD-dependent oxidoreductase: MSIARKSGLPVKRSRFDVEVDIVIVGAGAAGLASALFARWQGNEIVLLEKADELGGTTRKAAFWYWVPNNRHMQEIGIEDRRDDCIRYMARLSRPEAYDPEHPTFGMSQWEYDSFAAIYDNASIATELLAEKGALEYRHCDFVPDYWAELPEDKAPKGRVLLPKNARESMSDGGEVAIRTMSAKARADGVDIRTGHRVQRTNVDESGAVIGVEADTALGTTVAFKARKAVIFASGGFTHDVDMRKNFLSVPVFGGCAVRTNEGDFVNIGAAAGAQLRNMNYAWMCPIVLEKALNDDPSLIGTFSPSGDSMIYVDRNGRRVTNEKLAYNESAQAFFTWDPTKSEYPNLVLVAIWDARSQQYSASDEYGRFIVPEGRDDGHVIKGDSLAELTSNIRARFNKYANRTGNLTIADDFEEALKSTISRFNKFAREGKDLDFNRGERQVELLFNGPAAESPAAPNPTMYPICDEGPYYAALLAGGSLDTKGGPVTNPNGQVLDHTGRPIRGLYGVGNCVASASARAYWAGGATLGPILAFAYLAASAASGEPRR, translated from the coding sequence ATGTCGATTGCCAGGAAATCGGGTCTGCCGGTCAAACGGTCTCGCTTCGATGTGGAGGTAGATATCGTGATTGTGGGTGCCGGCGCGGCGGGGCTTGCTTCTGCGCTGTTCGCCCGCTGGCAGGGAAACGAGATCGTGCTGCTTGAGAAGGCCGACGAGCTCGGCGGCACGACCAGGAAGGCCGCCTTCTGGTACTGGGTGCCGAACAACAGGCACATGCAGGAGATCGGAATCGAGGACAGGAGGGATGACTGCATCCGCTACATGGCCCGCCTTTCGCGCCCGGAAGCCTATGATCCCGAGCACCCTACGTTCGGTATGTCGCAGTGGGAGTATGATTCCTTCGCTGCCATCTACGACAACGCCTCGATTGCAACCGAGCTGCTCGCCGAGAAAGGCGCGCTCGAATATCGGCACTGTGACTTCGTGCCCGACTACTGGGCAGAGCTGCCGGAGGACAAGGCACCGAAAGGCCGCGTGCTCTTGCCCAAGAATGCCCGCGAGTCCATGTCGGACGGCGGCGAGGTCGCGATCCGCACCATGAGCGCCAAGGCGCGTGCCGACGGGGTCGATATCCGAACCGGGCACCGCGTGCAGCGCACGAATGTCGACGAGAGCGGCGCAGTCATCGGCGTCGAAGCCGATACGGCCCTCGGCACGACCGTCGCGTTCAAAGCGCGCAAGGCGGTGATCTTCGCCTCCGGCGGCTTCACCCATGACGTCGACATGCGCAAGAACTTCCTGAGCGTACCGGTTTTCGGCGGCTGCGCCGTGCGCACGAACGAGGGCGACTTCGTCAATATCGGTGCGGCTGCGGGCGCCCAGCTCCGCAATATGAACTACGCGTGGATGTGTCCGATCGTGCTCGAGAAGGCACTGAACGACGATCCGTCGCTGATCGGCACCTTTTCCCCATCCGGCGACTCCATGATCTACGTCGACAGGAACGGTCGCCGCGTTACCAACGAGAAACTTGCCTACAACGAATCCGCGCAAGCCTTCTTCACCTGGGATCCGACGAAATCCGAGTACCCCAACCTCGTGCTGGTCGCGATCTGGGACGCGCGCAGCCAGCAATACTCGGCAAGCGACGAGTACGGCCGCTTCATCGTGCCGGAAGGCAGGGACGATGGTCACGTCATCAAGGGTGATAGCCTGGCCGAACTGACGAGCAACATCCGTGCGCGCTTCAACAAGTATGCGAACCGCACTGGCAATCTGACGATCGCCGATGACTTCGAAGAGGCCCTGAAGTCGACGATCTCGCGCTTCAACAAATTTGCCAGGGAGGGCAAGGATCTGGATTTCAACCGCGGTGAGCGGCAGGTAGAGCTTCTGTTCAACGGACCGGCAGCCGAAAGCCCAGCCGCGCCGAATCCGACTATGTATCCGATCTGCGACGAGGGTCCGTACTATGCCGCGCTCCTGGCGGGCGGCAGTCTCGATACCAAGGGCGGACCGGTCACTAACCCCAACGGCCAGGTCCTCGATCATACTGGTCGGCCGATCCGCGGCCTCTACGGCGTCGGCAACTGCGTGGCCTCGGCCTCGGCTCGTGCCTATTGGGCTGGTGGGGCGACCCTCGGTCCTATCCTCGCTTTCGCCTATCTCGCGGCCAGCGCCGCCAGCGGAGAGCCGCGACGCTGA
- a CDS encoding LysR family transcriptional regulator codes for MKIDERHLIQLAAVVKTGGVTEGAALLGLAQPAVSRTLSMLEKRLGEPLFIKGRRPLQPTPLGRALADHGQVMLAASRKASDTIESFRVGKGGTVRVGGTPFFMDALIAGMIAEFQNLHPDVRVDQSYGYFSDLRAALKADQVDLAICPIDILDEGSGLEFQQILPGRNVIACRVTHPLLMKRRPQPSDLLDYPWVAPPPGSPLLADLRSMLLSFGATEIRIRYTGGSLMGVVNYMKGTDALTILPHSVVFALRKDKSITALPVAVPHPERALGLLKRADAPRMPAVDHFARHIRSGFENLKHLIKRHEQSVVWGV; via the coding sequence ATGAAGATAGATGAGCGCCATTTGATCCAGCTCGCGGCCGTCGTAAAGACAGGTGGCGTGACCGAGGGTGCCGCCCTGCTCGGCCTTGCGCAGCCGGCGGTCTCGCGCACGCTGTCGATGCTGGAAAAGCGCCTGGGAGAGCCATTATTCATCAAAGGCCGTCGTCCCCTCCAGCCGACCCCGCTTGGCCGCGCGCTTGCCGATCACGGCCAGGTGATGCTGGCCGCCTCACGCAAGGCGTCCGACACGATCGAAAGTTTCAGGGTCGGCAAGGGCGGCACTGTGCGCGTCGGCGGCACGCCTTTCTTCATGGATGCGCTCATCGCCGGGATGATCGCGGAGTTCCAGAACCTGCATCCGGATGTGCGCGTCGATCAGAGTTATGGTTATTTTTCCGATCTGCGGGCCGCCTTGAAGGCGGATCAGGTCGATCTTGCAATTTGCCCGATCGACATCCTGGATGAAGGGTCAGGATTAGAGTTCCAGCAGATTTTGCCGGGTCGCAATGTGATTGCCTGCCGCGTTACCCACCCACTGCTCATGAAGCGCCGGCCGCAGCCAAGCGACCTCTTGGATTACCCGTGGGTCGCTCCGCCGCCGGGCAGCCCCTTGCTCGCCGATCTTCGCAGCATGTTGTTGTCGTTCGGAGCAACCGAGATCAGGATCCGCTACACGGGTGGATCGCTGATGGGCGTCGTGAATTACATGAAGGGGACCGACGCACTGACTATCCTGCCGCACAGTGTTGTCTTCGCGCTTCGCAAGGACAAGTCGATCACCGCGCTTCCGGTCGCTGTGCCTCATCCCGAACGGGCACTCGGACTGTTGAAGCGCGCGGATGCGCCGCGAATGCCGGCAGTCGATCACTTCGCCCGGCACATCCGCAGCGGCTTCGAGAACCTAAAGCACCTCATCAAGCGGCACGAGCAGTCGGTTGTCTGGGGCGTCTAG
- a CDS encoding helix-turn-helix domain-containing protein, whose amino-acid sequence MTAIFRGGRELRYTGFEQFPAHGSYGGIDHCIAGAKPYTLEFTNESDVICLLLGDIFSKARFENDGEETLLFRGETAAFHPRHGSVRVAASTVRHGFIAFSYSDDFQGSISDRGVDRVRSGGSVNNIRLKSLRHLACYARERLRFGRPLDPLEIQYLGGMVYLETLRGLHAVKPANASTLSDAEFDRLSAFIDAELEGDISCARLTGCVDLPLRVVFEGIKTRTGLPPYQFVLRRRVEQAQKLLMRSDFSIAEIAFRCGFASQQHMTSVLKRQLGHTPGQIRRGTGPSESTSL is encoded by the coding sequence ATGACAGCGATATTTAGGGGAGGGCGAGAGCTACGCTATACTGGGTTCGAGCAATTTCCGGCGCATGGAAGCTACGGAGGTATCGACCACTGCATTGCGGGCGCGAAGCCTTATACGCTTGAGTTCACCAACGAGTCCGATGTCATATGTTTGTTGCTGGGAGACATCTTCTCGAAAGCCAGGTTCGAGAACGACGGCGAGGAAACACTGCTGTTTCGCGGCGAAACGGCCGCGTTCCACCCGCGCCACGGCAGTGTCCGTGTCGCGGCAAGCACTGTTCGTCACGGCTTCATCGCCTTCTCGTATTCCGATGATTTCCAAGGGTCCATAAGCGACCGAGGCGTTGACAGGGTGCGAAGCGGCGGAAGCGTCAATAACATTCGGCTGAAATCGCTCCGCCATCTTGCCTGCTATGCCCGCGAGCGCCTCCGCTTTGGCCGGCCGCTCGATCCGCTGGAGATCCAGTATCTCGGCGGCATGGTCTATCTCGAGACCTTACGAGGTCTTCATGCTGTGAAGCCCGCTAATGCCTCCACACTTTCGGATGCGGAGTTTGACCGCCTTTCGGCCTTCATCGACGCTGAGCTTGAGGGCGACATTAGCTGCGCCCGCCTGACCGGATGTGTCGACCTGCCGCTGAGAGTGGTGTTCGAAGGCATTAAGACACGTACCGGTTTGCCGCCGTACCAGTTCGTTCTAAGAAGGCGGGTTGAACAAGCGCAAAAGCTTCTTATGCGATCTGACTTTTCGATCGCCGAAATTGCTTTCCGGTGCGGCTTCGCATCGCAGCAACACATGACATCGGTCTTGAAGCGGCAGCTTGGCCATACCCCCGGCCAGATCCGCCGCGGGACCGGTCCCAGCGAGTCGACGTCGCTTTAA